In a single window of the Drosophila albomicans strain 15112-1751.03 chromosome 3, ASM965048v2, whole genome shotgun sequence genome:
- the LOC117569560 gene encoding dnaJ homolog subfamily C member 16 — protein MMANYWILYCAALTVLATLAHCALNNPYEELGITRSATVQEVRRAYKQLAKEWHPDKNNHPDAERRFVQIKKAYELLNDQERRKVYDQHGITSEDSHYLRQKHDYSGYNRFAFDPVEEFFGKQFGFDQDISLYHKLSVTSNYFEQTIIPKSKTKLHIIMFYNDWCFGCMRIVAAFKKLVDTFEPLGVQFATINAAHEPGILRKTGADGIPRMVLVMSGHSYVYRENVYTQQKLAEFIRKKMPFKIGQRINDDNLEEFLKGWTDNRVRALVLEPRSSTRLRYLIAAFGFHDRVAFGFVDLTNKNTKLIADRFKVNPKLDTLFLFNEDSLRAVASISMADIPTQTLENIISSNQYLSLPRLSSQEVLEGVCPAEWNRPRKRLCVVLITENSPDYDIARGALRHIALESGYSAERVRFAYMYKEKQADFLNAISKGSFEDNLLRLVVIWRRDSTQIKYEWVDGAKLDIKTTDYLNNSAINTTKHEINLTIQRLLKTNEALTYEAYVQNLLDEHAQGILSKWITRLLYLVDYLSDNIEDEHLFAALSLLGTIAFMFAIGYVMMYFVRAEEETLKAQGQLNDGLCNNKPSKQAPELKLYELRAEKYNGLVRLLKPGCRTILLITDLQSRTKLIPPYHRAVWPYRRTKTLLFGHMLIEKGLSWYSELLRLSLCTNQNLQINPRNCVGTVIALNGHRKYFCVYHAKHPECARGTKRMIKMTKQLLDRNDDPEIGNFLGVNYSEESDAESNVLFEDNLLDGLSNWLDRLFEGTTHRYYINYWPDFPTK, from the coding sequence ATGATGGCCAATTATTGGATACTATATTGTGCTGCACTCACTGTGCTCGCTACTCTCGCCCACTGTGCCCTCAATAATCCCTACGAGGAACTTGGCATAACGAGATCGGCAACGGTGCAAGAAGTGCGGCGAGCCTATAAACAATTGGCCAAAGAATGGCATCCCGATAAAAACAATCATCCGGACGCAGAGAGGCGTTTTGTGCAAATCAAAAAAGCCTATGAACTGCTCAACGATCAGGAGCGACGCAAAGTTTACGATCAACATGGAATCACAAGCGAGGATTCGCATTATTTGCGACAAAAGCACGATTATAGCGGCTATAATCGTTTCGCTTTCGATCCGGTTGAGGAGTTCTTTGGCAAACAGTTTGGCTTCGATCAGGACATAAGTTTGTATCACAAATTGTCCGTTACCTCGAATTATTTCGAACAAACAATCATACCAAAGAGCAAAACCAAATTGCATATTATCATGTTCTACAATGATTGGTGTTTTGGCTGTATGAGAATTGTGGCGGCCTTTAAAAAGTTAGTCGACACCTTTGAGCCTCTCGGTGTGCAATTTGCCACCATAAATGCGGCCCATGAACCGGGCATCTTAAGGAAAACCGGTGCCGATGGCATTCCCAGAATGGTCCTGGTGATGAGTGGTCACAGTTATGTGTATCGTGAGAATGTTTATACACAACAGAAACTGGCCGAGTTTATACGCAAGAAAATGCCATTTAAGATCGGACAACGCATCAACGATGATAATCTGGAAGAGTTCCTAAAGGGCTGGACAGATAATCGTGTGCGTGCCTTGGTCCTGGAACCAAGAAGTTCCACGAGATTAAGGTATCTGATCGCTGCCTTTGGTTTTCACGATCGCGTCGCCTTTGGTTTCGTCGATCTGACGAATAAGAATACCAAATTAATCGCAGATCGTTTTAAAGTGAATCCCAAGCTGGATACACTGTTTCTCTTCAATGAGGATTCGTTGCGTGCGGTGGCCAGCATCTCCATGGCGGATATACCAACGCAAACGTTAGAGAACATCATCTCATCCAATCAATACTTGTCACTGCCGCGACTCTCGTCGCAAGAGGTGCTCGAGGGCGTTTGTCCCGCCGAATGGAATCGTCCCCGCAAGCGTTTGTGTGTCGTTCTCATCACCGAGAACTCCCCGGATTATGACATAGCACGCGGTGCATTGCGACACATTGCGTTGGAGAGCGGTTACAGTGCGGAGCGAGTGCGATTTGCCTATATGTACAAGGAGAAGCAAGCGGATTTCTTGAATGCCATTTCCAAAGGTTCCTTCGAGGATAATCTGCTGCGTCTCGTGGTCATTTGGCGACGCGATAGCACACAGATCAAATACGAATGGGTCGATGGTGCGAAGCTGGATATCAAGACCACAGATTATTTGAATAACTCTGCCATAAATACGACAAAACATGAGATTAATTTGACCATACAGCGTCTATTGAAAACGAATGAAGCCCTCACCTATGAGGCTTATGTGCAGAATCTCTTGGATGAGCATGCTCAGGGCATACTAAGTAAATGGATTACACGTTTACTCTATCTAGTCGATTATCTATCCGATAACATTGAGGATGAGCATTTGTTTGCCGCTCTTTCGCTGCTGGGCACAATTGCCTTTATGTTTGCCATCGGCTATGTGATGATGTATTTTGTTCGCGCCGAGGAGGAAACCCTCAAGGCGCAAGGACAACTCAACGACGGGTTGTGCAATAATAAGCCCAGCAAGCAAGCGCCTGAATTGAAGCTCTATGAGCTGCGAGCCGAGAAGTACAATGGTCTGGTGCGTCTGCTGAAACCCGGTTGTCGCACGATTCTCTTGATTACAGATCTGCAGAGTCGGACGAAGCTAATACCGCCATATCATCGAGCGGTTTGGCCGTATAGACGGACCAAGACGCTGCTGTTTGGCCACATGCTGATCGAGAAGGGTTTGTCGTGGTATTCGGAACTGTTACGCTTATCGTTATGCACAAATCAGAATCTACAGATTAATCCACGGAATTGTGTGGGCACCGTAATAGCATTAAATGGACATCGCAAGTATTTTTGCGTCTATCATGCCAAGCATCCGGAATGCGCTCGTGGCACAAAGCGTATGATTAAGATGACCAAACAGCTGCTGGATCGCAACGATGATCCAGAGATTGGCAACTTTCTGGGCGTGAATTATTCGGAGGAATCCGATGCTGAATCGAATGTGCTCTTCGAGGACAATCTGTTGGATGGTCTCAGCAATTGGCTGGATCGATTGTTCGAGGGCACCACACACAGATACTATATTAACTATTGGCCCGATTTTCCCACTAAGTAG
- the LOC117569564 gene encoding probable E3 ubiquitin-protein ligase sinah → MQPRRQRPNTDAPPTANALTLPKDTNSGQEMETSLDHHQMEGSCSSSGGVSIDCDKPAETATREFLVSLLECPVCFSYMMPPIMQCSRGHLICSQCRNKLNVCPVCRVPMTNIRNLAMEKVGSKLIFPCKHACYGCRMRLSYADKKSHEEDCEFRPYFCPYPDEKCVWQGALKDVYKHFVSTHQNVITMEGTDIIFLATNVNQVGALDWTMIQSCHGRHFLLSLEKVQLGEGCQQYFAACRMIGTMRDAADFDYLISLEANNRTLKWQSKPRSIRESFVTYTNADFLVLNKSTVELFSEDGNLALNIIIKKADNGVQD, encoded by the coding sequence ATGCAACCACGTCGACAGCGCCCCAACACGGATGCTCCACCGACGGCCAATGCTCTGACGCTGCCCAAGGATACGAACAGCGGTCAGGAGATGGAGACGTCACTCGATCATCACCAAATGGAgggcagttgcagcagcagcggcggcgtcAGCATCGATTGCGATAAACCCGCCGAGACGGCAACCCGAGAGTTTTTGGTCTCCCTGCTCGAATGTCCCGTCTGCTTCAGCTATATGATGCCTCCAATTATGCAGTGTTCGCGTGGTCATCTGATCTGTTCGCAGTGTCGCAACAAATTGAACGTCTGCCCCGTGTGTCGAGTGCCCATGACCAACATACGCAATCTGGCCATGGAGAAGGTGGGCTCCAAGCTGATATTTCCCTGCAAGCATGCCTGCTATGGTTGTCGCATGCGCTTGTCATATGCGGATAAGAAATCCCATGAAGAGGACTGCGAATTTCGTCCGTACTTTTGCCCGTATCCGGATGAGAAATGTGTGTGGCAGGGCGCGCTGAAGGATGTGTATAAGCATTTTGTGAGCACGCATCAGAATGTGATCACGATGGAGGGCACAGATATCATATTTTTGGCCACGAACGTAAATCAAGTGGGAGCACTGGACTGGACCATGATACAGTCGTGTCATGGCCGACATTTTCTGCTCTCGCTGGAGAAGGTGCAACTGGGCGAGGGTTGTCAGCAGTATTTTGCCGCCTGTCGTATGATCGGCACTATGCGCGATGCAGCCGATTTTGATTATCTCATCTCGTTGGAGGCCAACAATCGTACACTTAAATGGCAGTCTAAGCCACGCTCTATACGGGAAAGTTTCGTTACGTACACCAATGCTGATTTTCTGGTATTGAACAAGTCAACGGTGGAGCTCTTCTCGGAAGATGGCAATTTGGCGTTGAATATCATTATCAAAAAGGCCGACAATGGAGTACAGGATTGA
- the LOC117569565 gene encoding E3 ubiquitin-protein ligase sina isoform X1, whose translation MSNKINPKRREPTAAAAVAAATAVVATNTSSSTGSSSAGNTSSANTSSSSSSSLSSAGGGDAGMSADLTSLFECPVCFDYVLPPILQCSSGHLVCVSCRSKLTCCPTCRGPLANIRNLAMEKVASNVKFPCKHSGYGCTASLVYTEKTEHEETCECRPYLCPCPGASCKWQGPLDLVMQHLMMSHKSITTLQGEDIVFLATDINLPGAVDWVMMQSCFGHHFMLVLEKQEKYDGHQQFFAIVQLIGSRKEAENFVYRLELNGNRRRLTWEAMPRSIHEGVASAILNSDCLVFDTSIAQLFADNGNLGINVTISLV comes from the coding sequence ATGTCCAATAAAATCAATCCCAAGCGACGTGAaccgacagcagcagccgctgtagccgccgccaccgccgttGTGGCGACCAATACGAGCAGCTCGACGGGATCGTCCAGTGCTGGTAACACATCATCGGCAAACACATCGTCCTCATCCAGCTCATCACTGTCGTCCGCAGGAGGCGGTGATGCTGGCATGTCTGCCGATCTAACATCGCTATTCGAGTGCCCCGTTTGTTTCGATTATGTGCTGCCACCGATACTGCAATGCTCCAGCGGGCATTTGGTATGCGTCTCGTGCCGTTCCAAGCTCACATGCTGCCCCACATGTCGCGGCCCCCTCGCCAACATACGCAACCTGGCCATGGAGAAGGTCGCCTCCAATGTGAAATTCCCATGCAAACATTCGGGCTACGGCTGCACCGCCTCACTCGTCTACACTGAGAAGACGGAGCACGAGGAGACCTGCGAATGCCGGCCGTATCTGTGCCCATGTCCGGGTGCCTCGTGCAAGTGGCAAGGACCGTTGGATCTAGTCATGCAGCATCTAATGATGTCACACAAGAGCATTACAACGCTGCAGGGCGAGGATATTGTGTTCTTGGCCACCGACATCAATCTGCCCGGCGCCGTCGATTGGGTGATGATGCAGTCGTGTTTTGGCCATCATTTCATGCTTGTGCTGGAGAAACAGGAGAAATACGATGGCCATCAGCAGTTCTTTGCCATCGTTCAGCTGATCGGGTCGCGCAAGGAGGCCGAGAATTTTGTGTATCGCCTGGAATTGAATGGGAATCGACGTCGTCTCACCTGGGAGGCAATGCCGCGTTCCATACACGAGGGCGTTGCCTCGGCCATACTCAATTCGGATTGTCTGGTGTTTGACACATCGATTGCGCAACTCTTTGCCGACAATGGGAATCTGGGCATCAATGTAACCATATCTCTGGTCTaa
- the LOC117569565 gene encoding E3 ubiquitin-protein ligase sina isoform X2, which translates to MSNKINPKRREPTAAAAVAAATAVVATNTSSSTGSSSAGGGDAGMSADLTSLFECPVCFDYVLPPILQCSSGHLVCVSCRSKLTCCPTCRGPLANIRNLAMEKVASNVKFPCKHSGYGCTASLVYTEKTEHEETCECRPYLCPCPGASCKWQGPLDLVMQHLMMSHKSITTLQGEDIVFLATDINLPGAVDWVMMQSCFGHHFMLVLEKQEKYDGHQQFFAIVQLIGSRKEAENFVYRLELNGNRRRLTWEAMPRSIHEGVASAILNSDCLVFDTSIAQLFADNGNLGINVTISLV; encoded by the exons ATGTCCAATAAAATCAATCCCAAGCGACGTGAaccgacagcagcagccgctgtagccgccgccaccgccgttGTGGCGACCAATACGAGCAGCTCGACGGGATCGTCCAGTGCTG GAGGCGGTGATGCTGGCATGTCTGCCGATCTAACATCGCTATTCGAGTGCCCCGTTTGTTTCGATTATGTGCTGCCACCGATACTGCAATGCTCCAGCGGGCATTTGGTATGCGTCTCGTGCCGTTCCAAGCTCACATGCTGCCCCACATGTCGCGGCCCCCTCGCCAACATACGCAACCTGGCCATGGAGAAGGTCGCCTCCAATGTGAAATTCCCATGCAAACATTCGGGCTACGGCTGCACCGCCTCACTCGTCTACACTGAGAAGACGGAGCACGAGGAGACCTGCGAATGCCGGCCGTATCTGTGCCCATGTCCGGGTGCCTCGTGCAAGTGGCAAGGACCGTTGGATCTAGTCATGCAGCATCTAATGATGTCACACAAGAGCATTACAACGCTGCAGGGCGAGGATATTGTGTTCTTGGCCACCGACATCAATCTGCCCGGCGCCGTCGATTGGGTGATGATGCAGTCGTGTTTTGGCCATCATTTCATGCTTGTGCTGGAGAAACAGGAGAAATACGATGGCCATCAGCAGTTCTTTGCCATCGTTCAGCTGATCGGGTCGCGCAAGGAGGCCGAGAATTTTGTGTATCGCCTGGAATTGAATGGGAATCGACGTCGTCTCACCTGGGAGGCAATGCCGCGTTCCATACACGAGGGCGTTGCCTCGGCCATACTCAATTCGGATTGTCTGGTGTTTGACACATCGATTGCGCAACTCTTTGCCGACAATGGGAATCTGGGCATCAATGTAACCATATCTCTGGTCTaa
- the LOC117569562 gene encoding coiled-coil domain-containing protein 22 homolog: protein MDEVDKIIMHQLQQIDASIEPTDQLTTFTPEQVVRAVSSCLLEINPTLTELPRSLPGGAMAQRFSAATVLAERCKESGYRGDIGYQIFLYPNAVELRRLLMFLIERLPRERQNADSAGKANALNAREQLQREVRKKLTEQLKAPWVPQFCRAVANRQKQGCSCQSIEFKPHLNLNIPGAKLAERSKEVQQYFEQLAPNLFQQVDASSYDLIASVLHKNDLERWGELVPSAVNVLSAREEEVPPSPLLQVAEKLPENSEAPTPVQQLGDQVQQLRAQAEKLLAQRKTLNAHLETLKAREASAAGELENIQAVLKLHERSCLVLADPEENVAKLEALLRATEAKRQALTQQWQDYRSPLLSTLDTLKAAKDAQQVQNVRMGIEQLELELLAKTQKHNELSVRSAQQTHQAPRKEYTRRIHEFIGNIRKQRDDIDKVLDDTRQLQKQLNVVAAQLERQFNYTDDLLFQSAKHDLHAKKAYKLLAQLHAHCSELVECVTNTGNVSKEIRELEVQIDGEKLKNVLISLQQITGDIQKFEQHIQELQSQIRTVENAITAA, encoded by the coding sequence atggaCGAGGTGGATAAAATAATCATGCACCAGCTGCAGCAAATCGATGCCAGCATTGAGCCTACGGATCAGCTGACCACCTTTACGCCTGAGCAAGTGGTGCGAGCCGTGTCCAGTTGTTTGCTGGAAATCAATCCAACGCTGACGGAGCTGCCGCGATCTTTGCCGGGCGGCGCGATGGCACAACGTTTCAGCGCGGCCACAGTGCTTGCCGAGCGATGTAAGGAGAGCGGCTACCGCGGCGACATTGGCTACCAAATCTTTCTCTATCCCAACGCTGTGGAGCTGCGACGTCTGCTGATGTTTCTCATTGAACGCTTGCCTCGGGAACGACAGAATGCGGACAGCGCAGGCAAGGCAAATGCGCTTAATGCGCGCGAGCAACTGCAGCGAGAGGTGCGCAAGAAGCTGACGGAACAACTGAAGGCGCCTTGGGTGCCGCAATTCTGTCGTGCGGTGGCCAATCGTCAGAAGCAGGGCTGCAGTTGTCAGAGCATCGAATTTAAGCCACATCTGAATCTGAACATTCCCGGCGCTAAGCTGGCCGAGCGCAGCAAAGAAGTGCAACAGTATTTCGAGCAATTGGCACCGAATCTCTTTCAACAAGTGGATGCCAGCTCCTATGATCTCATTGCCTCGGTGTTGCACAAAAACGATCTGGAGCGTTGGGGCGAATTGGTGCCGTCGGCTGTAAATGTATTGAGTGCTCGGGAAGAGGAAGTGCCGCCAAGTCCACTGCTACAGGTTGCGGAGAAGCTACCCGAAAACTCAGAGGCACCAACGCCAGTGCAACAATTGGGTGACCAAGTGCAACAGTTGCGTGCCCAAGCGGAAAAGTTGCTGGCACAGCGCAAAACACTCAACGCCCACCTGGAGACACTTAAGGCCAGGGAAGCTTCAGCTGCAGGCGAGCTGGAAAATATACAGGCAGTGCTGAAGCTGCACGAACGCAGCTGTTTAGTGTTGGCCGATCCCGAGGAGAATGTGGCCAAGCTGGAGGCATTGCTGCGTGCCACGGAAGCAAAGCGACAAGCGTTGACTCAACAGTGGCAGGATTATCGCAGTCCGCTGTTGAGCACTTTGGACACGCTCAAGGCGGCCAAGGATGCGCAGCAGGTGCAGAACGTGCGCATGGGCATCGAGCAACTTGAGCTGGAGCTGCTGGCGAAGACACAAAAGCACAACGAGCTGAGCGTACGCAGCGCCCAGCAAACGCATCAAGCGCCACGCAAGGAATACACGCGACGCATACATGAATTTATTGGCAATATACGCAAGCAGCGAGACGACATCGATAAGGTGTTGGATGATACGCGTCAGCTCCAGAAGCAGCTGAATGTGGTTGCTGCGCAGCTGGAGCGGCAGTTCAACTATACAGATGATCTGCTCTTTCAGAGCGCCAAGCACGATCTGCATGCGAAGAAGGCTTACAAGTTGTTGGCCCAATTGCATGCACATTGCAGCGAGCTGGTCGAGTGCGTCACGAATACGGGCAATGTCAGCAAGGAGATTCGAGAGCTAGAGGTGCAGATCGATGGAGAGAAGTTGAAGAATGTGCTGATCAGTTTGCAGCAGATCACTGGAGATATTCAGAAGTTTGAGCAGCATATTCAAGAGCTGCAATCACAAATACGCACAGTGGAGAATGCAATAACGGCGGCCTAA